TAACACAGAACAATCTCTTTCATAAAACTTACATCAGGCAACATCAGTTCATCCAGCGAACAACATTTATGCGGTCAACTAGTACACAATCTGAATAAATCAGGGTTCTTAATAACCACATTAAAAACAACACAAGAAAACAGTCTCCTCCTAAGCATATGAAAAAACGGACCAGCCTACCTGTCAAGACTGAAACGGCATCGCTAACAGGAAAAACACGCTAGCAGTTGCAGCAGAGTCGCCGGCGCTCAGCAGAACTTCCAGTGGTTGTTGCAGTTGACGCACGTCACGAACGTCGTCATCGGCTCGTCCGCACTCCGGGTCTGCAGCTGGTAGTAGGTCGTCTTGCGCTGCCCGCAACGCCCGCACTTGAACTGGTCCGTCGACGCCTTGGGCGCCGACGCGCGCTCGCAGTCAAACAGGGCCTTCTCCTTGATCTGCTGGTTCTCCAGCTTCCGAGCGTCGCTGGCCATCTCGTCTGCGGGCATGTCCACCAGGCTCCCGGGCCTCACCTCGCCCAGCAGCACCCTCCGCCGGAAGTCAGGGTTGTTGTCCGCCTTCAGGTTGAACAGTATCGACCTGTATTTCACCTTGTGGGTCCCGGTGGAACGCCCGATCCTCTCAAACAAGGCCGACTCCACTGTCACAGCAACTCTATATGGGTCGCATGCATTTACCTGGTCCAGGAGATCTCTTATTTCCTCTCTGTCATCCTCGCTAGTTTCCTTGGAAACCTTGACGAAGGCGTCAACAAGAAGCTCCCTGTATTTATCTCGAGCAGCATCGTTGCATCTGACAAGGGATGTCAGCTTTGGGGGGCCACTTGGAACAGACGATGGCTTCTTCGTATCAGTTGTTCTGCTAGATTCCTTTGAAACCTTCTCTACCTTAACATGCTGGACTTTGGAATCATTATTCGCAGTCTTCTCAACCTTGACACTCCCATCTTTTTTCTCAATCTTCACACTTGCCGACATGGAACTCTTTTCAGTCTTCACAGTTGCTGATGTAGAATTCTTTTCAACCTTCACCTTTGCCGGCATAGAATTCTTTTCAATCTTCATGGGCTGAGGTTTCTCAGCCTTAGCTGCAGAGTTATCTGATTTTCCATTCGCTGGTGTGCCGTTTTTCTTTCCTGTCTCTTCAATAACAACCTTCTTCCAGTACCCAAAAAGGTCTGCAGCCACCGCCTGTATGTCTGAGTTAGGGTGCTTCGTCAGGTACCGAAGACGTTTGCCAACCTGACAAAACAAAACACAATCTGTAAGTTGCAAGTTCTCAAAGCCCTATGAGAACAACTGCATGGGGGAAGTAGCTGAATGAAATAAGCAATAACCATTTAGGAGGGAAAGCGGATGTTTAGTAACAACATATTAAATTGATTAACTAAGCTTCAGTAAAAAGACAATATTTTACTTAGCAATGCAATTCACAAAAGATGTTTCACAAACCACCAACCCAGCGCACAACTAATAGATGCAGACCCGCGAAACCAGAATCACTCTGCTCATCGATATTGAGTGTTTGCCACTCATGCTCAAAACACATCTGCACCTTACGGAATTAGATATGCTTTTGCTAGATAGGTTAGCAAACTTAAAGCTTTCTAAATTGAAACCCGGTCACTGAAAGGCAACTCagacatgaaagaaattgtcaccaACCCAGCGCAACTAATAGATGCAGACCCTCGAAACCAGAATCACTCTGCTCATGAATATTAGTGCTTGCCACTCATGCTCAAAACACATCAGCACCTTACGGAATTAGATATGCTTTTGGTATATAGGTTAGCAAACTTGAAGCTTTCTAAATTGAAACCCAGTCACTGAAAGACAACTCagacatgaaagaaattgtcactgcAGCCCTTTTACGAGGCCTAGACTCATAGAAACTGTTCAAGAATTATTATTTGTTACGCTCAATTCCCCATGGCACTTATGTCGGTGTCCACTAAGGAAACAACTCATATCCCAATTACAGAGGACCTTACCTAGTTTTATAAATCATTAAGGTGTTAAAACTATAAGTAAACTTTAAAGACTACGGAGCTGTTTGGTTTGATGGCAAAAATTGACTTGCCAATATGCAGGCAAGCCCAAAAAAACGGCTTTATCAACTTCAGATCAGATATACACAAAATGGCAAAACGGGAGCACAATATGACATACGAATTGTCGGGAAGTGTGCACCTTAACGGTCGAGAAACCGTTGCAGCTTCAGATCAGATATACACAAAATGGCAAAACGGGGGCACAATATGACATACTAACTGTCGGGAAGTATGCACCTTAACAGTTGAGAAATCATTACAGCTTCAGATCACACAAAATGGCAAAACAGGAGCACAATAATTATTGGTTCAGTAACTCAGGGAGGTGACTTTTATGGAAAGACATGTCGAATACGACAACTTAAAGATCCTGTAAGTTATGACTTGCCCAAATTATATAGAATATTTCTTTGATCTAAACTGCTCACGCTCTGCACGCTTTACTTACCAAGTCAAGTTTTACACATAAACATGTGAACCAAAGATCGGCAGATTTTTTTAGGGAACTGGCAGAAATACAGTCCATTCATCAAGGCAAAGTTATATACACAAAGGACTTGCTAGCAGAACATAGGGCACAATCATGAAAACCCCATGAAATTCATAGTAAGAGACATTAATTACATGCTGGTGCAAGACGAGCCAACTGCAAATTCATAGTCTTTGTTCCTATTTTGTGAAATTCAAAACATAGATTTCATGTTACAGATAAACTAGTTATGACGTGTTCTCCAGCCAAATTGTAAAACTGTGT
This window of the Triticum aestivum cultivar Chinese Spring chromosome 5D, IWGSC CS RefSeq v2.1, whole genome shotgun sequence genome carries:
- the LOC123123433 gene encoding transcription elongation factor TFIIS, producing MASPPGPGSANRALSSSSRGPLSPFPGGAGPFLRHQPPPGGDSDGGASMDEFDEDDEDEDEEEDDGEDQDAELAARSSQQRRASSPAGIGRPVVNGENGTRQIQEGQQWQLYSCGTEQHGRSSSRGDEEPGSVPREMRVEDGYGVIGRREGGPASSYWDLLRAHLSDPLTGILMDDAMILSCGHSYGSSGMQHIYRMKACGKCGQPITEDSIRPNLALGLAVQAFRREEESAKTLKRRRDRIEQGFDSIPAAAASRMAMERELMETFEAAKKAADAAAEEADGSSPEAERCLDALRRLREFRVNTDVLVSTQVGKRLRYLTKHPNSDIQAVAADLFGYWKKVVIEETGKKNGTPANGKSDNSAAKAEKPQPMKIEKNSMPAKVKVEKNSTSATVKTEKSSMSASVKIEKKDGSVKVEKTANNDSKVQHVKVEKVSKESSRTTDTKKPSSVPSGPPKLTSLVRCNDAARDKYRELLVDAFVKVSKETSEDDREEIRDLLDQVNACDPYRVAVTVESALFERIGRSTGTHKVKYRSILFNLKADNNPDFRRRVLLGEVRPGSLVDMPADEMASDARKLENQQIKEKALFDCERASAPKASTDQFKCGRCGQRKTTYYQLQTRSADEPMTTFVTCVNCNNHWKFC